From Hydractinia symbiolongicarpus strain clone_291-10 chromosome 12, HSymV2.1, whole genome shotgun sequence, one genomic window encodes:
- the LOC130621946 gene encoding aquaporin AQPAe.a-like, whose product MQIESGFDKIKSLEFWRAVAAEFVGCIFFLLCVTSVALSWGNSPASVSSNNVEIGIGIGLAIASLAQAFGHVSGGHLNPAVSLGMIVGGRISIIKGLLYIVAQCIGAIIGAALTYGLTPKGRRESLGVTGLNKEISPGQGFGLEFLFTFLLVFFVFSITDAKKKVEPYGTTLGIGIVITVCHVCLIPYTSCGINPARSFGPAVVMNMWDNHWVYWAGPMVGGAAAAIIYKLIFFVKDEECSQKEECKELEPLNGETA is encoded by the exons ATGCAGATCGAATCAGGCTTCGACAAAATTAAATCTTTGGAGTTTTGGAGAGCAGTCGCTGCTGAGTTTGTTGGATGCATCTTTTTCTTACTTTGTGTAACATCAGTTGCTTTAAGTTGGGGAAATTCACCAGCATCGGTTTCATCAAACAATGTTGAAATTGGAATAGGAATCGGTTTAGCTATCGCCTCGCTTGCCCAAGCATTTGGTCATGTTAGTGGAGGACATTTAAATCCTGCTGTGTCACTTGGTATGATTGTTGGTGGAAGAATCTCCATCATAAAAGGCTTACTTTACATCGTGGCTCAATGTATTGGag CTATTATTGGCGCAGCCCTTACGTATGGTCTCACTCCGAAAGGACGTCGTGAGTCACTTGGAGTGACTGgtttaaacaaagaaatttcTCCAGGCCAAGGCTTTGGATTGGAATTTCTATTTACCTTCTTACTTGTGTTCTTTGTGTTCTCCATCACTGATGCGAAAAAGAAAGTCGAACCTTATGGAACCACCCTGGGAATCGGGATCGTCATTACAGTCTGCCATGTTTGTTTG attcCCTACACAAGTTGTGGTATTAATCCGGCTCGATCATTCGGACCAGCTGTAGTAATGAACATGTGGGATAATCATTGG GTTTATTGGGCTGGACCAATGGTTGGCGGTGCAGCTGCTGCTATTAtctataaattaattttcttcgtAAAGGATGAAGAATGCTCGCAAAAAGAGGAGTGTAAGGAGCTCGAGCCATTAAATGGAGAAACAGCGTAG
- the LOC130621948 gene encoding aquaporin AQPAe.a-like gives MNIDTGLNELSSQKLWRAVFAEYLGCMFFLLCVTNMVTIGNYVGIALGVGLAIASLAQAFGHVSGGHLNPAVSLGMIVGGRISIIKGLLYIVAQCAGAVAGSALTYGLMSVELEQKIGVTRVNKDITSGQAFGLELLFTFLLVFFVFSITDEKKKVEPYGITLGIGIVVTVAHFALIPYTGSSINPARSFGPALILNDWKDHWVYWVGPMVGGAVAPLVYDNFLYVDDEKNNDSNDITELKPLREDVSA, from the exons ATGAACATAGATACAGGCTTAAATGAATTATCAAGTCAAAAGCTATGGAGAGCTGTGTTTGCTGAATATCTCGGATGCATGTTTTTTCTGCTTTGCGTGACAAATATGGTTACTATTGGTAACTATGTTGGTATTGCATTGGGAGTTGGATTAGCTATCGCCTCGCTTGCCCAAGCATTTGGTCATGTTAGTGGAGGACATTTAAATCCTGCTGTGTCACTTGGTATGATTGTTGGAGGGAGAATCTCCATCATAAAAGGCTTACTTTATATCGTGGCGCAATGTGCTGGAG CTGTTGCCGGCTCAGCATTAACGTACGGTCTTATGTCAGTTGAACTTGAGCAGAAAATTGGTGTTACCAGGGTAAACAAAGATATAACTTCAGGACAAGCTTTTGGATTGGAACTCCTGTTTACATTTCTACTCGTATTTTTTGTGTTCTCCATCACTGATGAGAAAAAGAAAGTTGAACCTTATGGAATCACTCTTGGTATTGGTATTGTCGTTACGGTAGCACATTTTGCTTTG ATTCCCTACACCGGAAGTTCAATTAATCCAGCTCGATCATTCGGACCAGCGCTTATATTAAATGACTGGAAAGACCATTGG GTATACTGGGTTGGACCAATGGTTGGAGGAGCAGTTGCACCTCTTGTTTACGACAACTTTCTTTACGTtgatgatgaaaaaaataatgacagTAATGATATTACAGAGCTGAAACCTTTACGAGAAGATGTGTCTGCATGA
- the LOC130621349 gene encoding uncharacterized protein LOC130621349, translated as MGQPMFFVLAFRSDIQTCGKLSPQSIEILSKPSSVRTDQEVKLIQKIVYRLKCFDRYPLFVKQELARVIYYDKFEDGRLIIKQGHPGSSFYFIVSGAVIVERIEFDPFINEHYTQVIGELQAGDSFGELALLHNTKRAASILCRGTSEFLRVDKPDFDEVLHTSHQREWEIRVNLLSSHPVFQGWTTRELKLVNGHSKMKNYPPNSVRRECYLIFVNRRVFIKILFWLLFSLLIPVFVLHVSKFFVTRCEGVCLHFNVLFQVIVSEKKLRNDRVFFIASGHCSVVRRIDLLKKFVSKKKYKYTLPPLKTGNETNSVDTFKRLSSYSNEYMPCNNDVQLVTKRRCSKQADVLETRYFMVRELSDGDFFNVGESLEGLYVISVGRVGLHYCYNTANGKGSFTLFFQSNGIAGLSVYCC; from the exons ATGGGGCAAcctatgttttttgttttagctttcaGATCGGATATTCAAACGTGTGGAAAACTTTCACCACAATCCATTGAGATTTTATCCAAACCATCAAGTGTCCGTACTGACCAGGAAGTCAAGTTAATTCAGAAGATAGTGTATCGACTAAAATGTTTCGATCGATATCCGTTGTTTGTGAAGCAAGAATTGGCAAGAGTGATTTATTACGATAAATTTGAAGATGGAAGGCTTATCATTAAACAAG GTCATCCTGGAAGTTCGTTTTATTTCATCGTGTCGGGAGCTGTGATAGTTGAAAGGATAGAGTTCGATCCCTTTATCAACGAACACTACACACAAGTAA TTGGGGAGTTACAGGCCGGGGATTCGTTTGGTGAACTGGCATTACTTCACAACACCAAAAGAGCTGCTTCCATATTGTGCCGAGGGACATCAGAATTCTTAAGAGTGGACAAACCTGATTTTGATGAG GTGCTACATACTAGCCACCAGCGAGAGTGGGAGATTCGTGTTAATTTATTAAGTTCTCACCCAGTTTTTCAAGGATGGACAACCAGGGAACTAAAACTTGTAAATGGACACTCTAAAATGAAGAACTACCCTCCAAACAGCGTAA GGCGAGAATGCTACTTGATTTTTGTCAACCGTAGAgtctttattaaaattcttttttggcTGCTGTTTTCTTTGTTAATTCCAGTCTTTGTTTTACACGTATCTAAATTCTTCGTTACAAGGTGTGAGGGTGTCTGTTTACATTTCAATGTCTTATTTCAGGTGATAGTTAGCGAAAAAAAGCTGCGAAATGATCGTGTGTTTTTCATCGCGTCAGGACACTGCTCTGTTGTGCGGAGGATTGATTTACTCAAAAAGTTCGTGTCGAAAAAGAAATACAAGTATACGTTACCACCGTTGAAAACTGGTAATGAAACAAATTCTGTCGATACATTTAAACGTCTTAGTAGCTATAGTAACGAATATATGCCGTGTAATAACGACGTTCAATTGGTAACTAAAAGACGTTGTTCAAAACAGGCCGACGTCTTGGAAACGCGGTATTTTATGGTTAGAGAATTATCTGATGGAGATTTCTTCAATGTCGGTGAAAGTTTAGAAGGACTGTATGTTATCAGTGTTGGGAGGGTAGGTTTACATTATTGTTACAATACAGCGAATGGTAAGGGTAGCTTTACATTGTTTTTTCAATCAAATGGGATAGCAGGGCTATCTGTATATTGTTGCTAG